Proteins from a genomic interval of Diaphorobacter sp. HDW4A:
- a CDS encoding exodeoxyribonuclease III — MFKLTSLNLNGIRSAASKGVVEWLEETRPDCICVQEIKAQAADIADKFESIGELKGHFHFAEKKGYSGVGVYTRHEPSDVVIGYGSGEFDAEGRFVETRFDTPRRKFSIISAYFPSGSSGDLRQQAKFRFLAEFHLTLMKLKAEREFILCGDVNIAHQQIDLKNWRSNQKNSGFLPEEREWMTKLLHTTDPTGGLVDVYRQLQPDTTDSCYTWWSNRGQAYANNVGWRLDYHLATPAIAALARTEEIYKAKKFSDHAPITIGYEMKV; from the coding sequence TTGTTCAAATTAACCAGTCTCAACCTCAACGGCATTCGCTCCGCCGCGTCCAAGGGCGTGGTGGAGTGGCTGGAGGAAACTCGTCCGGATTGTATTTGCGTACAGGAAATCAAGGCTCAGGCCGCTGATATTGCCGACAAGTTCGAGTCGATTGGCGAGCTCAAGGGCCATTTCCACTTCGCCGAGAAGAAGGGCTACTCGGGCGTCGGTGTCTACACCCGCCACGAGCCCAGCGACGTCGTGATCGGCTACGGCTCGGGCGAATTCGACGCCGAGGGCCGCTTCGTCGAAACCCGCTTCGACACGCCCAGGCGCAAGTTCTCGATCATCAGCGCGTATTTCCCGAGCGGCTCCTCAGGCGATCTGCGTCAGCAGGCCAAATTCCGCTTTCTGGCCGAATTCCACCTGACGCTGATGAAGCTGAAGGCCGAGCGCGAGTTCATTCTCTGTGGCGACGTGAACATCGCCCACCAGCAGATCGACCTGAAAAACTGGCGCAGCAACCAGAAAAACAGTGGCTTCTTGCCAGAGGAGCGTGAGTGGATGACAAAGTTGTTGCACACAACTGACCCAACCGGTGGTCTGGTGGACGTGTATCGTCAGCTTCAGCCCGACACCACTGACAGTTGTTATACATGGTGGAGCAATCGCGGCCAGGCCTACGCGAACAACGTGGGCTGGCGCCTGGACTACCACCTGGCCACCCCGGCCATCGCGGCGCTCGCGCGGACCGAAGAAATCTACAAGGCGAAAAAATTCTCCGATCACGCGCCGATCACCATCGGCTACGAAATGAAGGTCTGA
- a CDS encoding molybdopterin-dependent oxidoreductase — protein MNPSDLPHASPRSTRRRILKSLGAAGAGAGLLSPSMHAWATTDSPTPKTITLPFANGEREMVTFPQKRPLILQTSRPPQLETPFEVFNEGLLTPNDAFFVRYHWSGIPTDIKAEDFRVKVTGLVDTPLDLSLAALKQFGEPVSLVAAHQCSGNSRGFFEPRANGGQLGHGAMGNAKWTGVPLKRVLEKAGVKKGAVQVSFNGMDKPPIDGGPDFVKALDIDHALDGEVMLAWSMNDKDLPMLNGYPLRLIVPGYYGTYWVKHVNDIEVLDKVFDGFWMATAYRIPANPCACTPAGKGPTKTVPINRFNTRSFITSVQDGAKLKAGKEIVLRGIAFDGGQGIAEVSVSTDGGKTWQSATLGEELSRYSFREWRTAFKPMKKGSYELKVRAVNRAGQGQPLEALWNPAGYMRNVVETVRVSAV, from the coding sequence ATGAATCCATCCGACCTTCCGCACGCCAGCCCCCGCTCCACCCGCCGCAGAATCCTCAAGTCGTTGGGGGCCGCCGGTGCCGGAGCAGGACTGCTGAGCCCCAGCATGCACGCCTGGGCCACCACCGACTCACCCACGCCCAAGACCATCACCTTGCCGTTCGCCAATGGCGAGCGCGAGATGGTGACTTTTCCTCAGAAGCGCCCGCTGATCCTGCAGACCAGTCGTCCGCCGCAGCTCGAGACGCCGTTCGAGGTGTTCAACGAAGGCCTGCTCACACCGAATGACGCCTTCTTTGTGCGCTACCACTGGAGCGGCATTCCCACCGACATCAAGGCCGAAGACTTCCGCGTGAAGGTCACCGGACTGGTGGACACGCCGCTTGATCTGTCGTTAGCCGCGCTCAAGCAGTTTGGCGAGCCAGTCAGCCTCGTGGCCGCGCACCAGTGCTCGGGCAACAGCCGTGGCTTCTTCGAGCCACGCGCCAATGGCGGCCAGCTCGGCCACGGTGCCATGGGCAATGCCAAGTGGACCGGCGTGCCGCTCAAGCGCGTGCTCGAAAAAGCTGGCGTGAAAAAGGGCGCGGTGCAGGTGAGCTTCAACGGCATGGACAAACCACCCATCGATGGCGGGCCAGATTTCGTGAAGGCGCTGGACATCGATCACGCACTGGATGGAGAGGTCATGCTGGCCTGGTCGATGAACGACAAGGATCTGCCCATGCTCAACGGCTATCCGCTGCGCCTCATCGTGCCCGGCTACTACGGCACTTACTGGGTCAAGCACGTGAACGACATAGAGGTGCTGGACAAGGTGTTCGACGGCTTCTGGATGGCGACGGCCTACCGCATTCCGGCCAATCCCTGCGCCTGCACCCCTGCGGGCAAAGGGCCGACCAAGACCGTACCGATCAACCGCTTCAACACGCGGTCGTTCATCACCAGCGTGCAGGACGGCGCCAAACTCAAGGCGGGCAAGGAGATCGTCCTGCGCGGCATTGCCTTCGATGGGGGCCAGGGCATCGCCGAGGTATCGGTGTCCACCGACGGCGGCAAGACCTGGCAGTCGGCCACGCTGGGCGAAGAGCTGAGCAGATATTCGTTCCGCGAATGGAGGACCGCGTTCAAACCGATGAAAAAGGGCTCCTATGAACTCAAAGTACGCGCCGTGAACCGCGCCGGGCAGGGCCAGCCACTCGAAGCACTCTGGAATCCCGCAGGCTACATGCGCAATGTGGTGGAAACCGTTCGCGTGTCAGCGGTGTAA
- a CDS encoding GGDEF domain-containing protein, whose amino-acid sequence MPSASRAALQRFLYGDPVHAEDESLLAFQHRFLISIALSAVVFNLALIAVFCVTSAGADFLAFVVICWGCAIVANLLLWRWLRAHPRRIQLGSLLTATLFWLTLCTAGMALPPDPLLPMWSMLLIVGVFMMTGRVWGWVAFAVAIASSHFLLSRVDLTAFPNAVLTVWFTSAASAVLGHIYVSRFDHFFNRMAYYNERLLWLSTHDGLTSTLNAAAFYEQCNRQLALCRRHQLNYAVLFVDLDHFKYVNDNYGHATGDGVLVQVAQILRGCLRESDQLGRVGGEEFSIFLTDPTLDGCNAVAERIRASIEAQEMHFDGHSLHVTASIGLTWSSAGDTAVATIHQIQPLADKAMYEAKRAGRNQVAAFG is encoded by the coding sequence ATGCCCAGCGCATCCCGAGCAGCCCTGCAGCGATTCCTCTATGGCGACCCCGTCCATGCCGAAGATGAGAGCTTGCTGGCCTTCCAGCATCGCTTTCTGATCTCCATCGCACTCAGCGCGGTGGTGTTCAATCTTGCGCTCATCGCAGTGTTCTGCGTCACCTCGGCGGGGGCGGACTTTCTGGCCTTCGTCGTCATCTGCTGGGGCTGCGCCATCGTCGCCAATCTGCTGCTGTGGCGGTGGCTCAGGGCCCATCCTCGGCGCATTCAACTCGGCAGCCTGCTGACGGCTACCTTGTTCTGGCTGACCCTTTGCACTGCCGGAATGGCCTTGCCACCCGACCCGCTGCTGCCGATGTGGTCGATGCTGTTGATCGTTGGCGTGTTCATGATGACAGGCCGGGTGTGGGGCTGGGTGGCCTTTGCTGTGGCCATCGCCTCATCGCATTTCCTGCTTTCTCGCGTTGATCTGACAGCCTTCCCGAACGCGGTGCTCACCGTCTGGTTCACCTCTGCGGCCAGCGCCGTGCTCGGTCACATCTATGTCTCGCGGTTCGACCATTTCTTCAACCGCATGGCCTACTACAACGAGCGCCTCCTGTGGCTGTCCACGCACGACGGTCTGACCAGCACGCTGAACGCCGCCGCGTTCTACGAGCAGTGCAACCGGCAACTGGCCCTGTGCCGTCGCCACCAATTGAACTATGCCGTGTTGTTCGTCGATCTGGACCATTTCAAGTATGTCAACGACAACTACGGCCACGCCACAGGCGACGGCGTGCTGGTGCAGGTCGCCCAGATCCTGCGAGGCTGTCTGCGCGAAAGCGATCAGCTCGGCCGCGTCGGAGGCGAAGAGTTCTCCATCTTCCTGACAGACCCCACGCTGGATGGTTGCAATGCAGTGGCCGAGCGTATCCGTGCCAGCATCGAAGCGCAGGAAATGCATTTCGACGGCCATTCACTGCATGTGACCGCCAGCATCGGCCTCACCTGGTCAAGCGCAGGCGACACCGCTGTCGCCACTATTCACCAGATTCAACCGCTGGCCGACAAGGCCATGTACGAAGCCAAACGCGCGGGGCGCAACCAGGTGGCGGCTTTCGGGTAA
- a CDS encoding phosphotransferase produces MSEKNTNTTLPAEALWAYLQGKGLADAQHPLEVRVLAGGQSNPTFRIDAGNGRHYVLRKKPPGALIASAHAIDREFRVMKALADTGVPVPRMLDYCEDTDLIGTPFYVMEFLDGRVFMDQSLPGMSNAGRLAIYREMNRVIAGLHAVDYKAVGLADYGKEGNYIGRQIARWTRQCKESTLPVSESMHKLMDWLPENLPAGDETTLVHGDYRLDNLIFHPTEARVIGVLDWELSTLGHPLADLSYQCMGWRIPHDLWRGIGGLDLAKLGIPSEEQYVKWYGDATGRDAAGHWDFYIAYNLFRMAAILHGIAQRAADGNATADDAVETGRKAGPLADLGWQAAERYMASR; encoded by the coding sequence ATGAGCGAAAAAAACACCAACACCACGCTTCCTGCCGAAGCGCTTTGGGCGTATCTGCAAGGCAAGGGGCTTGCCGATGCACAGCATCCGCTTGAGGTGCGCGTGCTTGCGGGTGGGCAGTCGAATCCGACCTTCCGCATCGACGCAGGCAATGGCCGCCACTACGTGCTGCGCAAAAAGCCGCCGGGAGCGCTGATCGCCTCGGCGCACGCCATCGACCGCGAATTCCGCGTGATGAAGGCGCTGGCCGATACCGGCGTGCCGGTGCCGCGCATGCTCGACTATTGCGAGGACACGGACCTGATCGGCACGCCGTTCTACGTGATGGAGTTTCTGGACGGTCGCGTGTTCATGGACCAGTCGTTGCCCGGCATGAGCAACGCCGGGCGTTTGGCGATCTACCGCGAGATGAACCGCGTGATCGCTGGTCTGCACGCGGTCGATTACAAGGCGGTGGGCCTTGCCGACTACGGCAAGGAAGGTAACTACATCGGCCGTCAGATCGCGCGCTGGACGAGGCAGTGCAAGGAATCGACGCTGCCGGTGAGCGAGTCCATGCACAAGCTCATGGACTGGCTGCCCGAGAATCTGCCCGCAGGCGACGAGACCACGCTGGTGCACGGCGACTACCGGCTCGACAACCTGATCTTCCACCCCACCGAGGCACGCGTGATCGGCGTGCTTGACTGGGAGCTGTCGACACTGGGCCATCCGCTGGCCGATCTGTCGTACCAGTGCATGGGCTGGCGCATTCCGCACGACCTGTGGCGCGGCATTGGCGGGCTGGATCTTGCCAAGCTCGGCATCCCGTCGGAAGAGCAGTACGTGAAGTGGTACGGCGACGCCACCGGCCGCGATGCGGCGGGGCACTGGGATTTTTACATCGCCTACAACCTGTTTCGCATGGCCGCCATCCTGCATGGCATCGCTCAGCGCGCGGCCGACGGCAATGCGACGGCCGACGATGCGGTGGAGACCGGGCGCAAGGCGGGCCCGCTGGCCGACCTCGGCTGGCAGGCGGCAGAGCGCTACATGGCTTCGCGCTGA
- a CDS encoding DUF4124 domain-containing protein yields the protein MGALAIVGFVCVVAPVAAQNAVYSCVDKNGRRITSDRPVPECIDREQRVLDKTGTERRRIGPTLTENERTAQDAQRRADAEQKSKVADQRRRERALITRYPDEATHNAERVTALAVFNDLIQIAYKRIEQLRSDRAAINTELEFYQNDPKKAPSKVQRRITDNEEDIAEQQRYIATQQDEKRKVQQRFDTELVQLKELWAAERAAAGNAALGSVAAPAGGASVTRPAPTSR from the coding sequence ATGGGCGCGCTGGCTATTGTCGGCTTTGTGTGTGTGGTCGCTCCCGTGGCCGCGCAGAATGCCGTGTATTCCTGTGTTGACAAAAATGGCCGACGCATCACTTCCGACCGTCCTGTCCCTGAATGCATCGACCGTGAACAGCGAGTGCTGGACAAGACTGGCACCGAGCGCCGCCGCATCGGCCCCACGCTGACCGAGAACGAGCGCACCGCGCAGGATGCGCAGCGCCGTGCGGATGCAGAGCAGAAGTCCAAGGTGGCCGACCAGCGCCGTCGCGAGCGCGCACTGATCACGCGTTACCCTGATGAAGCCACGCACAATGCCGAACGCGTTACGGCGCTTGCGGTGTTTAACGACTTGATCCAGATCGCCTACAAGCGCATCGAGCAGCTGCGCTCTGACCGCGCGGCGATCAACACCGAGCTCGAGTTCTACCAGAATGATCCCAAGAAGGCCCCTTCCAAGGTGCAGCGGCGCATTACGGACAACGAAGAGGACATCGCCGAGCAGCAGCGCTACATCGCCACGCAGCAGGACGAAAAGCGCAAGGTGCAACAACGTTTCGACACCGAGCTGGTGCAGCTCAAGGAGCTGTGGGCGGCCGAGCGCGCGGCCGCCGGCAATGCCGCTTTGGGCAGCGTGGCAGCGCCTGCGGGCGGCGCATCTGTTACCAGGCCCGCACCGACTTCACGCTGA
- a CDS encoding cytochrome c: MTTSNRLKSLIRTITVPIALLAAVCGAAHPAMALEIDLPAETALYKQSDMPGYTLTLQNCLMCHSAQYAQYQPKTSPRSYWEATVKKMKHPFGAPFPETDIPAMVDYLTKTYGAESSTAATTK, from the coding sequence ATGACCACATCCAACCGACTGAAGTCCCTGATCCGCACTATCACTGTGCCTATCGCCCTGCTCGCCGCTGTCTGCGGCGCGGCCCACCCAGCCATGGCGCTGGAGATCGACCTGCCCGCCGAAACCGCGCTCTACAAGCAAAGCGATATGCCAGGCTACACCCTGACCTTGCAGAACTGCCTGATGTGCCATTCGGCGCAGTATGCGCAGTACCAGCCGAAGACCTCGCCACGTAGTTACTGGGAAGCAACTGTCAAAAAAATGAAACATCCGTTTGGAGCTCCCTTCCCAGAAACGGACATTCCAGCCATGGTGGACTACCTCACCAAGACCTACGGAGCTGAGAGTTCGACGGCAGCAACCACCAAGTAA
- a CDS encoding alpha/beta hydrolase has product MTQLPRARLSRRGLLGLGSASLLLSACAAPDMNTSAASAPNALRDAPPVQIPGSRQLDMRDAASGRVWRVFVQVPDAPAPAGGYPVLYLLDANASFVTAAQLARNTGNRPAGLRKDPLMVVGIGYPIDGSMDQIARKRDYTPPPVMEEGSGGAEVFLDFIECQLQPALRSAWTIDPARQTLFGHSLGGLLAIHALTTRNQLFSRYAAASPSLWWNGAQALGTAEKWIASGAPTTQPNIIVQLRVGSRERTKRKESDPARAAKAAERRMNEHVETLAERLSALQRPQLEVDSQELSGLDHGSTLAPALIDAIALAQREAM; this is encoded by the coding sequence ATGACTCAACTTCCCCGCGCCCGCCTTTCGCGCCGTGGCCTGCTGGGGCTGGGCTCGGCGTCCCTGCTGCTCAGCGCCTGCGCCGCTCCCGACATGAACACATCCGCCGCCTCCGCCCCCAACGCCCTGCGCGACGCGCCGCCCGTGCAGATTCCGGGCAGCCGCCAGCTCGACATGCGCGATGCGGCCAGCGGGCGGGTCTGGCGGGTCTTCGTCCAGGTGCCCGATGCGCCAGCGCCTGCGGGCGGCTATCCGGTGCTGTATCTCCTGGACGCCAATGCGAGCTTCGTGACGGCGGCGCAACTCGCGCGCAACACCGGCAACCGCCCGGCGGGGCTGCGCAAAGACCCGTTGATGGTGGTCGGCATTGGCTATCCGATCGACGGCTCCATGGACCAGATCGCCCGCAAGCGTGACTACACGCCGCCCCCGGTCATGGAAGAGGGCTCGGGCGGCGCAGAGGTGTTTCTCGATTTCATCGAATGCCAGCTGCAACCGGCGCTGCGTTCCGCCTGGACCATCGACCCCGCACGGCAGACGCTGTTCGGCCATTCGCTCGGCGGCCTGCTCGCCATTCATGCGCTGACCACCCGCAACCAGCTGTTCTCGCGCTACGCGGCGGCCAGTCCGTCGCTCTGGTGGAACGGCGCGCAGGCGCTGGGCACCGCAGAAAAGTGGATCGCGAGCGGCGCACCCACCACTCAACCAAACATCATCGTGCAACTGCGCGTCGGCTCGCGCGAGCGCACCAAACGCAAGGAAAGCGATCCCGCGCGTGCAGCCAAAGCTGCCGAGCGGCGCATGAACGAGCATGTGGAAACACTGGCCGAGCGCCTGTCCGCGCTGCAGCGCCCGCAACTCGAGGTCGACAGCCAGGAGCTGTCTGGCCTCGACCACGGCAGCACGCTCGCGCCCGCCCTGATCGACGCCATCGCCCTCGCTCAGCGCGAAGCCATGTAG
- a CDS encoding YcxB family protein, with translation MSVITYQISEDDYATAQRLYAQCGNGASRYAKYALVVIGGLLFVMGLYLKHWGLMLGSIVYAAMPWWIGRLLGEPLARRQYRRYPAMHAQQTLSLLDDESGVRLTSSLGESRVTWNLIIHWGENDRYVLLFLQPRMYFIVPKRADPEQQVIPRLHALLRKHVGEPRHSTNTQR, from the coding sequence ATGTCCGTGATCACCTATCAAATCTCTGAAGACGATTACGCCACCGCACAGCGGCTCTACGCGCAATGCGGCAATGGTGCGAGCCGCTACGCGAAGTACGCGCTGGTGGTCATCGGCGGGTTGCTGTTCGTCATGGGCCTGTATCTGAAGCATTGGGGGCTGATGCTGGGCAGCATCGTCTATGCGGCGATGCCGTGGTGGATCGGCCGCTTGCTTGGCGAGCCACTGGCGCGGCGCCAGTACCGGCGCTACCCGGCCATGCATGCGCAGCAGACGCTGTCGCTGCTGGACGACGAGAGCGGCGTGCGGCTCACCTCGAGCCTCGGCGAATCCCGTGTGACGTGGAATCTGATCATCCATTGGGGCGAGAACGACCGCTATGTGCTGCTGTTCCTGCAGCCGCGCATGTATTTCATTGTGCCCAAGCGCGCCGATCCAGAGCAGCAGGTGATCCCCCGCCTGCATGCACTCCTACGCAAACATGTGGGCGAGCCACGGCATTCAACGAACACGCAGCGCTGA
- a CDS encoding bifunctional diguanylate cyclase/phosphodiesterase, translating to MSQPTPLKPVTGGKKTARAASVPAAVANEGTAELMHRTMDCLPHLIWVAGHADRPGWGNAAWRNYTGDNTSNWLDAVHPESAARLASLWTEMLKTQVGFQEELRMRAVDGSFRWFLVSALHHEAQQHWYLSATDIHERVLARQALVRNLGMQEKMLDASVDCIKIVNPDGTLAHMNLSGCKALGVSPDSGFGMKWLELLPPEIHAAGLRAFRQALRGGNARFSGKSVVPGKQPQFWDNILTPVLDDNGKTMSILCVSRDVTLQQLAEERLRKANEVDELTELPNRRAFQEALRPALLRAREKGSGALLMLVDLDHFKHLNDTLGHAAGDHLLQVMARRIQGCLPDSAFVARIGGDEFAIVLQDVKDDDAVMRIAHRVMLQLDPPINYASKRINGSMSIGCALYPRDARDPMVLMSNADAALNDIKVNGRGGVRIFNAEIMRPLEDEAVQMDQARRILRDGTVRAYYQPKVRLLDRKLVGLEALLRSQDVEHGGLQMPGTVQAAFLNYDLATRIADALRAKVMADILNWQHAGLTLVPVSLNAAPVEFMRDNFAERLLKQIEKAGVDPTLIELEVTEQTLDDRGSAFVTRALLQLKQAGIRVALDDFGTGHSSLTRLRNFPVDCLKIDSNLVGNFGSDPAITAVVNAIGHIGADLSLELVAEGIETEKQCQSLLAAGFEIGQGHLFSRAVNADAITALLTSEQALWAPVRASAAA from the coding sequence ATGAGTCAGCCAACTCCACTCAAGCCAGTCACCGGGGGGAAAAAGACCGCCCGTGCTGCCTCAGTGCCCGCTGCGGTGGCCAATGAGGGGACGGCGGAGCTCATGCACAGAACCATGGATTGCCTTCCACATCTGATCTGGGTGGCGGGCCACGCGGACCGGCCCGGTTGGGGCAACGCCGCTTGGCGCAATTACACCGGGGACAACACGTCCAATTGGTTGGACGCAGTGCATCCCGAAAGTGCCGCACGTCTGGCGAGTCTCTGGACCGAGATGCTCAAAACGCAGGTTGGTTTTCAGGAAGAACTGCGCATGCGGGCGGTCGATGGCAGTTTTCGCTGGTTTCTGGTATCCGCACTGCATCATGAAGCTCAGCAACACTGGTACCTGAGCGCCACCGACATCCATGAGCGCGTGCTCGCGCGACAAGCACTGGTGCGCAATCTCGGCATGCAGGAGAAGATGCTGGACGCGAGCGTCGACTGCATCAAGATCGTCAATCCCGACGGCACGCTCGCCCATATGAACCTCTCGGGCTGCAAGGCGCTGGGTGTGTCACCCGACTCCGGCTTTGGCATGAAATGGTTGGAGCTGCTGCCGCCCGAGATTCACGCAGCGGGTCTGCGCGCTTTCCGACAGGCGCTGCGTGGCGGCAATGCGCGCTTTTCCGGCAAGAGCGTGGTGCCCGGAAAGCAGCCGCAGTTCTGGGACAACATTCTCACGCCGGTGCTTGACGACAACGGCAAGACCATGAGCATCCTGTGCGTCTCGCGTGACGTGACGCTGCAGCAGCTCGCCGAAGAGCGACTGCGCAAGGCCAACGAGGTTGATGAACTGACCGAACTGCCCAATCGCCGCGCTTTCCAGGAGGCGCTGCGTCCAGCCCTGCTGCGCGCGCGCGAAAAAGGCAGTGGTGCCTTGTTGATGCTGGTCGATCTTGATCACTTCAAGCACCTCAACGACACGCTGGGTCACGCGGCGGGGGACCACCTGCTGCAGGTCATGGCGCGGCGCATTCAAGGTTGCTTGCCCGATTCCGCCTTCGTGGCGCGCATCGGCGGCGATGAGTTCGCCATCGTCTTGCAGGACGTAAAGGATGACGACGCCGTGATGCGCATCGCCCACCGCGTCATGTTGCAACTCGACCCTCCGATCAACTACGCCAGCAAGCGCATCAACGGCAGCATGAGCATCGGCTGCGCGCTGTACCCGCGCGACGCGCGCGACCCCATGGTGCTGATGAGCAATGCCGACGCCGCCCTCAACGACATCAAGGTCAATGGCCGCGGCGGCGTGCGTATCTTCAACGCCGAGATCATGCGCCCGCTCGAAGATGAGGCCGTGCAGATGGACCAGGCCCGCCGCATCCTGCGCGACGGCACGGTGCGTGCGTACTACCAGCCCAAGGTACGCTTGCTGGACCGCAAGCTGGTAGGCCTCGAAGCGCTGCTGCGCTCGCAAGACGTCGAGCATGGCGGACTGCAGATGCCCGGCACCGTGCAGGCGGCCTTCCTCAACTACGACTTGGCGACCCGCATTGCCGACGCGCTGCGCGCCAAGGTAATGGCCGACATCCTGAACTGGCAGCACGCTGGTCTGACGCTGGTGCCGGTATCACTCAACGCCGCCCCGGTAGAGTTCATGCGTGACAACTTTGCCGAGCGACTGCTCAAGCAGATCGAGAAAGCGGGTGTGGACCCAACGCTGATAGAGCTCGAAGTGACCGAGCAGACGCTCGATGATCGCGGCTCGGCCTTTGTGACGCGCGCGCTTTTGCAGCTCAAGCAAGCGGGCATACGCGTGGCGCTCGACGATTTCGGCACAGGTCATTCATCACTCACCCGACTGAGAAACTTCCCTGTGGACTGCCTCAAGATCGACTCCAATCTGGTGGGCAATTTCGGCAGCGATCCTGCCATCACTGCCGTGGTCAATGCCATCGGTCACATCGGCGCAGACCTGTCGCTGGAACTCGTGGCCGAGGGCATAGAAACGGAAAAACAATGCCAGTCGCTGTTGGCTGCGGGATTCGAAATCGGTCAGGGCCATCTGTTCAGCCGCGCGGTCAATGCCGATGCGATCACAGCGCTCCTGACATCGGAGCAGGCCCTCTGGGCGCCCGTGCGAGCCTCTGCCGCCGCCTGA
- a CDS encoding SDR family NAD(P)-dependent oxidoreductase, with the protein MSTTDKFSLKDKLVLVTGASSGLGTHFAQMLAANGAKVAVAARRADKLQSVVDGIVKSGGEARAFSLDVSNGASVKSCFDAIGEWAVPDVIVNNAGVTVTRALLDQTEEDFDSVIDTNLKGNWLVATEAARRMVAAKKGGAIVNVASILGERVGGGVAPYAISKAGVIQATKAMALELARFRIRVNALLPGYVITDLNRDFLTSEQGEKLRMRIPSRRFSELSDLDGPLLLLASDAGAAMSGSAVAVDGAHLVSGL; encoded by the coding sequence ATGAGCACGACGGACAAGTTCAGCCTCAAGGACAAGCTCGTGCTGGTGACCGGCGCGTCGAGCGGTCTCGGCACGCATTTCGCGCAGATGCTGGCGGCCAACGGCGCGAAGGTGGCAGTGGCCGCGCGGCGTGCGGACAAGCTGCAGTCGGTGGTCGACGGCATCGTGAAAAGCGGCGGCGAAGCGCGTGCGTTTTCGCTTGACGTGAGCAATGGCGCGAGCGTGAAAAGCTGCTTCGATGCGATTGGTGAATGGGCCGTTCCCGACGTGATCGTCAACAACGCGGGCGTGACCGTGACGCGCGCGCTGCTCGATCAGACCGAGGAAGATTTCGACAGCGTGATCGATACCAATCTCAAGGGCAATTGGCTGGTCGCAACCGAGGCCGCACGTCGCATGGTGGCCGCGAAGAAGGGCGGTGCCATCGTCAACGTGGCTTCGATCCTCGGCGAGCGCGTGGGCGGCGGCGTGGCGCCTTATGCGATCTCCAAGGCCGGTGTGATTCAGGCGACCAAGGCGATGGCGCTGGAACTCGCGCGCTTTCGTATCCGCGTGAATGCGCTGCTGCCGGGCTATGTGATCACCGATCTGAACCGCGACTTTTTGACGAGCGAGCAGGGCGAGAAGCTGCGCATGCGCATTCCAAGCCGCCGTTTCAGCGAGCTGAGCGATCTAGATGGGCCGCTGTTGCTGCTTGCATCTGACGCGGGAGCGGCAATGTCGGGCTCCGCCGTTGCAGTGGACGGTGCACATTTGGTGAGCGGACTATGA
- the pyrE gene encoding orotate phosphoribosyltransferase — translation MVSKSDQTAEQTRLALDFVQFAVESGVLRFGEFKTKAGRMSPYFFNAGLFDDGAKMGRLAEFYAKAILASGMEFDMVFGPAYKGIPLAATVAVELARQGRNVPFAYNRKEAKDHGEGGTLVGAPLKGRVLIVDDVMSAGTAARESIALINAAGATPHAIAIALDRQEKATENGRDVDHSAVQYVRGELGMQVCTIAKLADLLQYLSASGGGDEMKAHHERVLAYRVRYGVGDH, via the coding sequence ATGGTGAGCAAGAGCGATCAAACGGCAGAACAGACCCGGCTGGCGCTGGATTTCGTGCAATTTGCAGTGGAATCCGGCGTTTTGCGCTTTGGAGAATTCAAAACCAAGGCCGGGCGGATGAGCCCCTACTTCTTCAATGCGGGGCTGTTCGATGATGGCGCAAAAATGGGCCGTCTCGCCGAATTCTATGCAAAAGCCATTCTGGCCAGTGGCATGGAGTTCGACATGGTCTTTGGCCCCGCCTACAAGGGCATCCCGCTGGCGGCCACGGTGGCCGTCGAGCTGGCTCGCCAGGGCCGCAACGTGCCGTTTGCCTACAACCGCAAGGAAGCCAAGGATCATGGCGAGGGCGGCACCCTTGTGGGCGCGCCGCTCAAGGGCCGCGTGCTGATCGTCGACGACGTGATGTCGGCTGGAACCGCCGCGCGAGAGTCGATCGCGCTGATCAACGCTGCGGGCGCTACTCCACACGCTATCGCGATTGCACTGGACCGCCAGGAAAAAGCCACAGAGAATGGCCGCGACGTGGACCATAGTGCCGTGCAGTACGTGCGAGGCGAGTTGGGAATGCAGGTCTGTACTATCGCAAAGTTGGCAGACTTATTGCAGTATCTGTCGGCAAGTGGTGGTGGCGACGAAATGAAGGCACATCACGAGCGGGTTCTGGCCTATCGCGTGCGGTACGGCGTCGGAGACCATTGA